A part of Paroedura picta isolate Pp20150507F chromosome 7, Ppicta_v3.0, whole genome shotgun sequence genomic DNA contains:
- the TRAPPC13 gene encoding trafficking protein particle complex subunit 13 isoform X1, with product MDVAQPKQEHLLALKVMRLTKPTLFTNIPVTCEERDLPGDLFNQLMKDDPSTVKGAETLMLGEMLTLPQNFGNIFLGETFSSYISVHNDSHQVVKDILVKADLQTSSQRLNLSASTAAVAELKPDCCIDDVIHHEVKEIGTHILVCAVSYTTQTGEKMYFRKFFKFQVLKPLDVKTKFYNAESDLSSVTDEVFLEAQIQNITTSPMFMEKVSLEPSIMYNVAELNAVSQSGESMSTFGTRTYLQPMDTRQYLYCLKPKQEFAEKAGVIKGVTVIGKLDIVWKTNLGERGRLQTSQLQRMAPGYGDVRLSLETIPDTVNLEEPFDITCKITNCSSERTMDLVLEMCNTNSIHWCGVSGRQLGKLHPISSLHLTLTLLSSVQGLQSISGLRLTDTFLKRTYEYDDIAQVCVVSSKIKEN from the exons TGATGAGATTAACCAAGCCTACCTTGTTCACCAATATCCCTGTGACCTGTGAAGAGAGAGACTTGCCAG GAGATCTTTTCAACCAGCTAATGAAAGATGATCCTTCAACTGTAAAAGGGGCAGAAACACTAATGCTTGGAGAAATGTTGACTTTGCCTCAGAACTTTGG AAATATATTCTTAGGAGAGACGTTTTCCAGCTACATTAGCGTACATAATGACAGTCACCAAGTGGTAAAAGACATTTTGGTAAAG GCTGACTTGCAGACAAGTTCGCAGCGTTTGAATCTTTCCGCCTCCACTGCAGCAGTGGCAGAACTCAAACCAGACTGTTGCATCGATGACGTCATTCACCATGAAGTAAAAGAAATAGGGACACACAT CTTAGTGTGTGCTGTAAGTTACACAACACAGACAGGTGAGAAGATGTACTTCAGAAAGTTCTTCAAATTTCAG GTTCTGAAACCCTTAGATGTGAAAACTAAATTCTACAATGCTGAG AGTGACCTCAGTTCTgtg ACGGATGAAGTCTTTCTGGAAGCTCAGATTCAGAATATCACAACCTCTCCGATGTTTATGGAGAAGGTTTCATTAGAACCTTCTATTATGTACAATGTTGCAGAATTAAATGCTGTCAGCCAAAGTGGTGAAAG taTGTCCACATTTGGAACGAGGACGTATTTGCAACCTATGGACACACGTCAGTATTTATACTGCCTAAAACCAAAACAGGAATTTGCAGAGAAAGCAGGAGTTATTAAAGGCGTAACAGTAATTGGGAAATTAGACATTGTATGGAAGACAAatttgggggaaagaggaaggctgCAAACTAGTCAGCTCCAACGAATG GCCCCAGGTTATGGGGATGTGAGGCTTTCATTGGAGACTATACCAGACACAGTAAACCTGGAAGAACCTTTTGATATTACATGTAAAATAACAAATTGCAG caGTGAAAGGACCATGGACCTGGTTTTGGAAATGTGCAACACTAATTCCATTCACTGGTGTGGCGTATCGGGTAGGCAGCTTGGAAAACTACACCCCATTTCATCTCTCCACCTGACGCTTACACTCCTATCATCAGTACAAGGGCTACAA AGCATTTCTGGCTTGAGGCTGACAGACACCTTTTTGAAGCGAACATATGAATATGATGATATTGCCCAAGTCTGTGTGGTTTCCTCAAAAATAAAAGAGAACTGA
- the TRAPPC13 gene encoding trafficking protein particle complex subunit 13 isoform X2, with the protein MDVAQPKQEHLLALKVMRLTKPTLFTNIPVTCEERDLPGDLFNQLMKDDPSTVKGAETLMLGEMLTLPQNFGNIFLGETFSSYISVHNDSHQVVKDILVKADLQTSSQRLNLSASTAAVAELKPDCCIDDVIHHEVKEIGTHILVCAVSYTTQTGEKMYFRKFFKFQVLKPLDVKTKFYNAESDLSSVTDEVFLEAQIQNITTSPMFMEKVSLEPSIMYNVAELNAVSQSGESMSTFGTRTYLQPMDTRQYLYCLKPKQEFAEKAGVIKGVTVIGKLDIVWKTNLGERGRLQTSQLQRMAPGYGDVRLSLETIPDTVNLEEPFDITCKITNCSERTMDLVLEMCNTNSIHWCGVSGRQLGKLHPISSLHLTLTLLSSVQGLQSISGLRLTDTFLKRTYEYDDIAQVCVVSSKIKEN; encoded by the exons TGATGAGATTAACCAAGCCTACCTTGTTCACCAATATCCCTGTGACCTGTGAAGAGAGAGACTTGCCAG GAGATCTTTTCAACCAGCTAATGAAAGATGATCCTTCAACTGTAAAAGGGGCAGAAACACTAATGCTTGGAGAAATGTTGACTTTGCCTCAGAACTTTGG AAATATATTCTTAGGAGAGACGTTTTCCAGCTACATTAGCGTACATAATGACAGTCACCAAGTGGTAAAAGACATTTTGGTAAAG GCTGACTTGCAGACAAGTTCGCAGCGTTTGAATCTTTCCGCCTCCACTGCAGCAGTGGCAGAACTCAAACCAGACTGTTGCATCGATGACGTCATTCACCATGAAGTAAAAGAAATAGGGACACACAT CTTAGTGTGTGCTGTAAGTTACACAACACAGACAGGTGAGAAGATGTACTTCAGAAAGTTCTTCAAATTTCAG GTTCTGAAACCCTTAGATGTGAAAACTAAATTCTACAATGCTGAG AGTGACCTCAGTTCTgtg ACGGATGAAGTCTTTCTGGAAGCTCAGATTCAGAATATCACAACCTCTCCGATGTTTATGGAGAAGGTTTCATTAGAACCTTCTATTATGTACAATGTTGCAGAATTAAATGCTGTCAGCCAAAGTGGTGAAAG taTGTCCACATTTGGAACGAGGACGTATTTGCAACCTATGGACACACGTCAGTATTTATACTGCCTAAAACCAAAACAGGAATTTGCAGAGAAAGCAGGAGTTATTAAAGGCGTAACAGTAATTGGGAAATTAGACATTGTATGGAAGACAAatttgggggaaagaggaaggctgCAAACTAGTCAGCTCCAACGAATG GCCCCAGGTTATGGGGATGTGAGGCTTTCATTGGAGACTATACCAGACACAGTAAACCTGGAAGAACCTTTTGATATTACATGTAAAATAACAAATTGCAG TGAAAGGACCATGGACCTGGTTTTGGAAATGTGCAACACTAATTCCATTCACTGGTGTGGCGTATCGGGTAGGCAGCTTGGAAAACTACACCCCATTTCATCTCTCCACCTGACGCTTACACTCCTATCATCAGTACAAGGGCTACAA AGCATTTCTGGCTTGAGGCTGACAGACACCTTTTTGAAGCGAACATATGAATATGATGATATTGCCCAAGTCTGTGTGGTTTCCTCAAAAATAAAAGAGAACTGA
- the TRAPPC13 gene encoding trafficking protein particle complex subunit 13 isoform X4, translating to MDVAQPKQEHLLALKVMRLTKPTLFTNIPVTCEERDLPGDLFNQLMKDDPSTVKGAETLMLGEMLTLPQNFGNIFLGETFSSYISVHNDSHQVVKDILVKADLQTSSQRLNLSASTAAVAELKPDCCIDDVIHHEVKEIGTHILVCAVSYTTQTGEKMYFRKFFKFQVLKPLDVKTKFYNAETDEVFLEAQIQNITTSPMFMEKVSLEPSIMYNVAELNAVSQSGESMSTFGTRTYLQPMDTRQYLYCLKPKQEFAEKAGVIKGVTVIGKLDIVWKTNLGERGRLQTSQLQRMAPGYGDVRLSLETIPDTVNLEEPFDITCKITNCSSERTMDLVLEMCNTNSIHWCGVSGRQLGKLHPISSLHLTLTLLSSVQGLQSISGLRLTDTFLKRTYEYDDIAQVCVVSSKIKEN from the exons TGATGAGATTAACCAAGCCTACCTTGTTCACCAATATCCCTGTGACCTGTGAAGAGAGAGACTTGCCAG GAGATCTTTTCAACCAGCTAATGAAAGATGATCCTTCAACTGTAAAAGGGGCAGAAACACTAATGCTTGGAGAAATGTTGACTTTGCCTCAGAACTTTGG AAATATATTCTTAGGAGAGACGTTTTCCAGCTACATTAGCGTACATAATGACAGTCACCAAGTGGTAAAAGACATTTTGGTAAAG GCTGACTTGCAGACAAGTTCGCAGCGTTTGAATCTTTCCGCCTCCACTGCAGCAGTGGCAGAACTCAAACCAGACTGTTGCATCGATGACGTCATTCACCATGAAGTAAAAGAAATAGGGACACACAT CTTAGTGTGTGCTGTAAGTTACACAACACAGACAGGTGAGAAGATGTACTTCAGAAAGTTCTTCAAATTTCAG GTTCTGAAACCCTTAGATGTGAAAACTAAATTCTACAATGCTGAG ACGGATGAAGTCTTTCTGGAAGCTCAGATTCAGAATATCACAACCTCTCCGATGTTTATGGAGAAGGTTTCATTAGAACCTTCTATTATGTACAATGTTGCAGAATTAAATGCTGTCAGCCAAAGTGGTGAAAG taTGTCCACATTTGGAACGAGGACGTATTTGCAACCTATGGACACACGTCAGTATTTATACTGCCTAAAACCAAAACAGGAATTTGCAGAGAAAGCAGGAGTTATTAAAGGCGTAACAGTAATTGGGAAATTAGACATTGTATGGAAGACAAatttgggggaaagaggaaggctgCAAACTAGTCAGCTCCAACGAATG GCCCCAGGTTATGGGGATGTGAGGCTTTCATTGGAGACTATACCAGACACAGTAAACCTGGAAGAACCTTTTGATATTACATGTAAAATAACAAATTGCAG caGTGAAAGGACCATGGACCTGGTTTTGGAAATGTGCAACACTAATTCCATTCACTGGTGTGGCGTATCGGGTAGGCAGCTTGGAAAACTACACCCCATTTCATCTCTCCACCTGACGCTTACACTCCTATCATCAGTACAAGGGCTACAA AGCATTTCTGGCTTGAGGCTGACAGACACCTTTTTGAAGCGAACATATGAATATGATGATATTGCCCAAGTCTGTGTGGTTTCCTCAAAAATAAAAGAGAACTGA
- the TRAPPC13 gene encoding trafficking protein particle complex subunit 13 isoform X5 — translation MDVAQPKQEHLLALKVMRLTKPTLFTNIPVTCEERDLPGDLFNQLMKDDPSTVKGAETLMLGEMLTLPQNFGNIFLGETFSSYISVHNDSHQVVKDILVKADLQTSSQRLNLSASTAAVAELKPDCCIDDVIHHEVKEIGTHILVCAVSYTTQTGEKMYFRKFFKFQVLKPLDVKTKFYNAETDEVFLEAQIQNITTSPMFMEKVSLEPSIMYNVAELNAVSQSGESMSTFGTRTYLQPMDTRQYLYCLKPKQEFAEKAGVIKGVTVIGKLDIVWKTNLGERGRLQTSQLQRMAPGYGDVRLSLETIPDTVNLEEPFDITCKITNCSERTMDLVLEMCNTNSIHWCGVSGRQLGKLHPISSLHLTLTLLSSVQGLQSISGLRLTDTFLKRTYEYDDIAQVCVVSSKIKEN, via the exons TGATGAGATTAACCAAGCCTACCTTGTTCACCAATATCCCTGTGACCTGTGAAGAGAGAGACTTGCCAG GAGATCTTTTCAACCAGCTAATGAAAGATGATCCTTCAACTGTAAAAGGGGCAGAAACACTAATGCTTGGAGAAATGTTGACTTTGCCTCAGAACTTTGG AAATATATTCTTAGGAGAGACGTTTTCCAGCTACATTAGCGTACATAATGACAGTCACCAAGTGGTAAAAGACATTTTGGTAAAG GCTGACTTGCAGACAAGTTCGCAGCGTTTGAATCTTTCCGCCTCCACTGCAGCAGTGGCAGAACTCAAACCAGACTGTTGCATCGATGACGTCATTCACCATGAAGTAAAAGAAATAGGGACACACAT CTTAGTGTGTGCTGTAAGTTACACAACACAGACAGGTGAGAAGATGTACTTCAGAAAGTTCTTCAAATTTCAG GTTCTGAAACCCTTAGATGTGAAAACTAAATTCTACAATGCTGAG ACGGATGAAGTCTTTCTGGAAGCTCAGATTCAGAATATCACAACCTCTCCGATGTTTATGGAGAAGGTTTCATTAGAACCTTCTATTATGTACAATGTTGCAGAATTAAATGCTGTCAGCCAAAGTGGTGAAAG taTGTCCACATTTGGAACGAGGACGTATTTGCAACCTATGGACACACGTCAGTATTTATACTGCCTAAAACCAAAACAGGAATTTGCAGAGAAAGCAGGAGTTATTAAAGGCGTAACAGTAATTGGGAAATTAGACATTGTATGGAAGACAAatttgggggaaagaggaaggctgCAAACTAGTCAGCTCCAACGAATG GCCCCAGGTTATGGGGATGTGAGGCTTTCATTGGAGACTATACCAGACACAGTAAACCTGGAAGAACCTTTTGATATTACATGTAAAATAACAAATTGCAG TGAAAGGACCATGGACCTGGTTTTGGAAATGTGCAACACTAATTCCATTCACTGGTGTGGCGTATCGGGTAGGCAGCTTGGAAAACTACACCCCATTTCATCTCTCCACCTGACGCTTACACTCCTATCATCAGTACAAGGGCTACAA AGCATTTCTGGCTTGAGGCTGACAGACACCTTTTTGAAGCGAACATATGAATATGATGATATTGCCCAAGTCTGTGTGGTTTCCTCAAAAATAAAAGAGAACTGA
- the TRAPPC13 gene encoding trafficking protein particle complex subunit 13 isoform X3: MRLTKPTLFTNIPVTCEERDLPGDLFNQLMKDDPSTVKGAETLMLGEMLTLPQNFGNIFLGETFSSYISVHNDSHQVVKDILVKADLQTSSQRLNLSASTAAVAELKPDCCIDDVIHHEVKEIGTHILVCAVSYTTQTGEKMYFRKFFKFQVLKPLDVKTKFYNAESDLSSVTDEVFLEAQIQNITTSPMFMEKVSLEPSIMYNVAELNAVSQSGESMSTFGTRTYLQPMDTRQYLYCLKPKQEFAEKAGVIKGVTVIGKLDIVWKTNLGERGRLQTSQLQRMAPGYGDVRLSLETIPDTVNLEEPFDITCKITNCSSERTMDLVLEMCNTNSIHWCGVSGRQLGKLHPISSLHLTLTLLSSVQGLQSISGLRLTDTFLKRTYEYDDIAQVCVVSSKIKEN, encoded by the exons ATGAGATTAACCAAGCCTACCTTGTTCACCAATATCCCTGTGACCTGTGAAGAGAGAGACTTGCCAG GAGATCTTTTCAACCAGCTAATGAAAGATGATCCTTCAACTGTAAAAGGGGCAGAAACACTAATGCTTGGAGAAATGTTGACTTTGCCTCAGAACTTTGG AAATATATTCTTAGGAGAGACGTTTTCCAGCTACATTAGCGTACATAATGACAGTCACCAAGTGGTAAAAGACATTTTGGTAAAG GCTGACTTGCAGACAAGTTCGCAGCGTTTGAATCTTTCCGCCTCCACTGCAGCAGTGGCAGAACTCAAACCAGACTGTTGCATCGATGACGTCATTCACCATGAAGTAAAAGAAATAGGGACACACAT CTTAGTGTGTGCTGTAAGTTACACAACACAGACAGGTGAGAAGATGTACTTCAGAAAGTTCTTCAAATTTCAG GTTCTGAAACCCTTAGATGTGAAAACTAAATTCTACAATGCTGAG AGTGACCTCAGTTCTgtg ACGGATGAAGTCTTTCTGGAAGCTCAGATTCAGAATATCACAACCTCTCCGATGTTTATGGAGAAGGTTTCATTAGAACCTTCTATTATGTACAATGTTGCAGAATTAAATGCTGTCAGCCAAAGTGGTGAAAG taTGTCCACATTTGGAACGAGGACGTATTTGCAACCTATGGACACACGTCAGTATTTATACTGCCTAAAACCAAAACAGGAATTTGCAGAGAAAGCAGGAGTTATTAAAGGCGTAACAGTAATTGGGAAATTAGACATTGTATGGAAGACAAatttgggggaaagaggaaggctgCAAACTAGTCAGCTCCAACGAATG GCCCCAGGTTATGGGGATGTGAGGCTTTCATTGGAGACTATACCAGACACAGTAAACCTGGAAGAACCTTTTGATATTACATGTAAAATAACAAATTGCAG caGTGAAAGGACCATGGACCTGGTTTTGGAAATGTGCAACACTAATTCCATTCACTGGTGTGGCGTATCGGGTAGGCAGCTTGGAAAACTACACCCCATTTCATCTCTCCACCTGACGCTTACACTCCTATCATCAGTACAAGGGCTACAA AGCATTTCTGGCTTGAGGCTGACAGACACCTTTTTGAAGCGAACATATGAATATGATGATATTGCCCAAGTCTGTGTGGTTTCCTCAAAAATAAAAGAGAACTGA